Proteins encoded by one window of Nasonia vitripennis strain AsymCx chromosome 5, Nvit_psr_1.1, whole genome shotgun sequence:
- the LOC100678488 gene encoding uncharacterized protein LOC100678488: MTLILRTVVVLAVLLAPTTATPPAGYVKQPDNDKNPPSYRYKYEVEDKTLGDGQGKAEAREGEHARGRYYVNSGRASTDVKYIADEWGYHPLVRYAAADDHSSASASFAFGEKAVNDLLNENKNGPSSPEGEQRKLFQPNVENETFDGLAQVSIQSDPSANPLNVNYVAGLAQLIEPVSAGNNELSYPNGHQSPTIQQQDNKLSFEDEQLVIENVGSYGQRAVDQLYSTTTTSPPTSTRAGRYFHGRTRQKTSKTYLPDIIPGLSAYSSSAFPPVQDNSVGGGVETDQSGDVPATTASPLLINYGAPQAVLSSKTAQELVATIEKQRASFAKPIVVQEVQSPEQRPFQYSTTFECEDDEQPITANPLQASDSASSHILNPIQAGVALVNAGEAHLIGDSEGPPPAPVNEHIEEDAPPNGNQGQIVNNGIVAQQSAGNYVGVNPAFGGVHDEARASSTTPQPQLQSSAAPSQIQRQDQAVEVQKSIEIYSSSPAGSQELQLKEQQQQPATIDQQQYLTNLAEIGAKQGSTRTRSETFTKLYEIGDSYPKDSSADKPVYVVPPGTYVLEDSSVLRNSLLQEKIHQHDSGIKMQRQPYRPFEKKKIPISHPYPIPVLPVPIPIEKVIERKVPVPVHIPIPHPYPVEKPVHIPVPIEKIVEKPVHIPIPVEKIIEKKIPVSQPYPIEVTKYIEKPVIVHAPYGVQYGVSYQQIMKPQNYGLYGGNNNLALATFGLHNYVNKNEPIANSLNHSQAFQGYVYDKPAIPFHEGKESLEYEKLPYNSYIPVSYQSPGANSLFHRRHTQPQRDDYSGPVPPLQHVQRQFGFQSKQSYGSYPERPQLQTGSRKSRNHEPPQRFQKGNFRQSKIEYGFKPPMVPSVQYDEETASKVES, encoded by the exons ATGACGCTGATCCTCCGCACAGTg GTGGTTCTGGCCGTACTGCTGGCACCCACGACTGCGACCCCACCGGCCGGATACGTCAAGCAGCCCGACAATGACAAG AATCCACCGTCGTACCGGTACAAGTACGAGGTCGAGGACAAGACACTGGGCGACGGCCAGGGCAAGGCGGAGGCCCGCGAGGGCGAGCACGCCCGCGGTCGATACTACGTGAATTCCGGACGAGCTTCCACCGACGTCAAGTACATCGCCGATGAATGGGGCTATCATCCGCTCGTCAGGTACGCGGCGGCCGACGATCACAGCAGCGCCTCGGCGAGCTTCGCCTTCGGCGAGAAAGCCGTCAATGATCTGCTCAACGAGAATAAG AACGGCCCATCCAGCCCCGAGGGCGAACAGAGGAAGCTTTTCCAGCCCAACGTGGAGAACGAAACTTTCGACGGCCTGGCTCAGGTTTCCATCCAGTCCGATCCCAGCGCGAACCCCTTGAACGTTAACTACGTCGCGGGGCTGGCTCAGCTCATCGAGCCCGTATCGGCCGGAAATAACGAGCTGTCCTACCCCAACGGGCACCAGTCGCCCACGATACAGCAGCAGGATAACAAGCTGAGCTTTGAGGACGAGCAGCTGGTCATCGAGAACGTCGGGAGCTACGGTCAGCGAGCCGTGGATCAGCTCTAtagcacgacgacgacgagtccGCCGACGAGCACTCGAGCCGGCCGCTATTTCCACGGGCGAACGCGCCAGAAGACCTCCAAGACCTACCTGCCCGACATAATACCCGGCTTGAGTGCCTATTCTTCCAGCGCCTTCCCGCCCGTGCAGGATAAtagcgtcggcggcggcgtcgagACCGATCAGAGCGGCGACGTTCCCGCCACGACGGCCAGTCCACTCCTGATCAATTACGGCGCCCCGCAGGCCGTGCTCTCGAGCAAGACGGCCCAGGAGCTCGTCGCGACCATCGAGAAGCAGCGCGCCTCCTTCGCCAAACCCATTGTCGTGCAGGAGGTGCAGAGCCCCGAGCAGAGGCCTTTCCAGTACAGCACGACCTTCGAGTGCGAGGACGACGAGCAGCCGATCACGGCCAATCCGCTGCAGGCCTCGGACTCGGCTTCCTCTCACATACTCAACCCCATCCAGGCGGGAGTGGCTCTCGTCAACGCGGGCGAGGCCCATCTCATCGGCGACAGCGAGGGCCCTCCGCCGGCGCCCGTCAACGAGCACATCGAGGAAGACGCTCCTCCAAATGGAAACCAGGGCCAGATCGTCAACAACGGCATCGTCGCGCAGCAGTCGGCCGGCAATTACGTCGGTGTCAACCCGGCCTTCGGTGGCGTGCACGACGAGGCCAGAGCCAGCTCGACGACGCCTCAGCCGCAGCTTCAATCGTCGGCGGCGCCGAGTCAGATCCAGAGACAGGACCAGGCAGTGGAGGTCCAGAAGTCCATCGAGATCTACAGCAGCTCACCGGCCGGTAGCCAGGAGCTTCAGCTGAaggagcaacagcagcagccggcgaCAATCGACCAGCAGCAGTACCTGACGAACCTCGCGGAGATCGGCGCCAAGCAGGGCTCGACTCGGACGCGCAGCGAGACCTTCACTAAGCTCTACGAGATCGGCGACAGCTACCCCAAGGACTCGTCGGCCGACAAGCCGGTCTACGTGGTACCGCCCGGCACCTACGTGCTCGAGGACAGCTCCGTGCTGAGGAACAGCCTGCTGCAGGAGAAAATACACCAGCACGATAGCGGGATCAAGATGCAGCGACAGCCCTACCGGCCgttcgagaagaagaagataccAATCTCCCACCCGTACCCGATCCCCGTGCTGCCGGTGCCGATACCGATCGAGAAGGTAATCGAGCGCAAGGTGCCGGTACCGGTGCACATCCCCATCCCTCATCCCTACCCGGTGGAGAAGCCCGTGCACATTCCCGTGCCGATCGAGAAGATCGTGGAGAAGCCGGTGCACATCCCCATCCCCGTGGAGAAGATAATCGAGAAGAAGATACCGGTCTCGCAGCCCTACCCGATCGAGGTGACCAAGTACATCGAGAAGCCGGTCATCGTACACGCCCCCTACGGAGTCCAGTACGGCGTGAGCTaccagcagataatgaagccGCAGAACTACGGACTCTACGGCGGCAACAACAACTTGGCTCTGGCCACTTTCGGCCTGCACAACTACGTGAACAAGAACGAGCCGATCGCCAACAGTCTGAACCACAGCCAAGCATTCCAGGGCTACGTCTACGACAAGCCGGCCATACCGTTCCACGAGGGCAAGGAGAGCCTCGAGTACGAGAAGCTGCCCTACAACTCGTACATCCCGGTCTCGTACCAGTCGCCGGGCGCCAACAGCCTCTTCCACAGGCGACACACGCAGCCCCAGCGCGACGACTACTCCGGCCCCGTGCCGCCGCTCCAGCACGTGCAGCGTCAGTTCGGCTTCCAGTCGAAGCAGTCTTACGGATCGTATCCCGAGAGGCCGCAGCTGCAGACGGGCTCGCGCAAGTCGCGGAATCACGAGCCTCCCCAGAGATTCCAGAAGGGAAACTTCCGCCAGTCGAAGATCGAGTACGGCTTCAAGCCGCCGATGGTGCCGTCCGTGCAGTACGACGAGGAAACGGCCTCCAAGGTCGAGAGCTGA
- the LOC100679349 gene encoding uncharacterized protein LOC100679349 isoform X1 codes for MRSSRSPTILAVPRSFLLIVALTSGVLSINITTVDIPYLIKAGSSEPIVLDCNYELGSSATDGLVIKWFVNQDVLYQWIHGMQPSGSDEFRKYIDVSFKASDDPRTMYRAVKLVKPSHELSGNVKCLISTIYDEAEAVRKMLVYSPEKSLRLHQPVLNKTANRLTVTCLAEDLYPRPKIIIHHDRIPIKLQEEIYKNNTDGRFKAEAIAVLEADKVELPAIFRCEVSIPEANYTSVREYVYNGSHVPCLSLLILALNLIVFKRY; via the exons GAGTGCTGTCCATCAACATAACGACAGTGGACATCCCGTACCTGATAAAAGCAGGCAGCTCCGAGCCGATTGTCCTCGACTGCAATTACGAGCTGGGCAGTTCAGCCACGGACGGCCTCGTCATCAAGTGGTTCGTCAATCAGGATGTGCTGTATCAGTGGATTCACGGCATGCAGCCATCGGGCAGCGACGAGTTTCGGAAGTACATCGACGTCTCGTTCAAGGCGAGCGACGACCCGCGCACAATGTACCGGGCGGTCAAGCTGGTCAAGCCCAGCCACGAGCTCAGCGGTAACGTCAAGTGTCTCATATCGACTATCTACGACGAGGCCGAGGCCGTCAGGAAGATGCTCGTTTACT CGCCGGAAAAAAGCTTACGGCTGCATCAGCCGGTGCTGAATAAAACTGCGAACCGCCTCACCGTCACTTGTCTCGCTGAAGACCTTTATCCACGGCCTAAGATCATTATTCATCATGACAG AATACCAATCAAGCTCCAAGAggaaatatataaaaacaacACCGACGGACGCTTCAAAGCCGAGGCCATAGCTGTCCTGGAGGCGGACAAAGTCGAACTCCCGGCGATATTCAGATGCGAGGTTTCCATCCCAGAGGCCAACTACACGTCTGTCAGAGAGTACGTCTACAACG GCAGCCACGTACCCTGCCTATCGCTACTGATACTTGCTCTGAACCTCATCGTATTCAAGAGGTACTAG
- the LOC100679349 gene encoding uncharacterized protein LOC100679349 isoform X2 encodes MRSSRSPTILAVPRSFLLIVALTSGVLSINITTVDIPYLIKAGSSEPIVLDCNYELGSSATDGLVIKWFVNQDVLYQWIHGMQPSGSDEFRKYIDVSFKASDDPRTMYRAVKLVKPSHELSGNVKCLISTIYDEAEAVRKMLVYSPEKSLRLHQPVLNKTANRLTVTCLAEDLYPRPKIIIHHDRIPIKLQEEIYKNNTDGRFKAEAIAVLEADKVELPAIFRCEVSIPEANYTSVREYVYNATYPAYRY; translated from the exons GAGTGCTGTCCATCAACATAACGACAGTGGACATCCCGTACCTGATAAAAGCAGGCAGCTCCGAGCCGATTGTCCTCGACTGCAATTACGAGCTGGGCAGTTCAGCCACGGACGGCCTCGTCATCAAGTGGTTCGTCAATCAGGATGTGCTGTATCAGTGGATTCACGGCATGCAGCCATCGGGCAGCGACGAGTTTCGGAAGTACATCGACGTCTCGTTCAAGGCGAGCGACGACCCGCGCACAATGTACCGGGCGGTCAAGCTGGTCAAGCCCAGCCACGAGCTCAGCGGTAACGTCAAGTGTCTCATATCGACTATCTACGACGAGGCCGAGGCCGTCAGGAAGATGCTCGTTTACT CGCCGGAAAAAAGCTTACGGCTGCATCAGCCGGTGCTGAATAAAACTGCGAACCGCCTCACCGTCACTTGTCTCGCTGAAGACCTTTATCCACGGCCTAAGATCATTATTCATCATGACAG AATACCAATCAAGCTCCAAGAggaaatatataaaaacaacACCGACGGACGCTTCAAAGCCGAGGCCATAGCTGTCCTGGAGGCGGACAAAGTCGAACTCCCGGCGATATTCAGATGCGAGGTTTCCATCCCAGAGGCCAACTACACGTCTGTCAGAGAGTACGTCTACAACG CCACGTACCCTGCCTATCGCTACTGA